One genomic segment of Chelonia mydas isolate rCheMyd1 chromosome 1, rCheMyd1.pri.v2, whole genome shotgun sequence includes these proteins:
- the LOC114018917 gene encoding interstitial collagenase produces the protein MKTLLLLLLLYITSSSAFPVDPETKDEDKNVQLVETYLQNFYKLETDKESLFKNKNIDPVTEKLKEMQAFFGLKVTGKPDVDTLEVMKKPRCGVPDIGQYVLTHGNPKWERKNLTYRIVNYTPDMNPADVDKAIQKAFKLWSNVSPLTFKRIYDGNADIMMSFETGDHRDNSPFDGPNGLLAHAFQPGNGIGGDVHFDEEENWTKGSNGYNLFFVAAHELGHSLGLSHSTDPGALMYPTYSYTEPKEFHLPQDDINGIQKVYGKSDNPVQPTGPTTPVTCDPKLTFDAVATMRGELLFFKGRYFWRKHPQMTQVDLNFISLFWPNLPSGIQAAYENVERDQVFLFKENKYWVLSGYDLVYNRPKSIYDFGFPKNVKRINAAFSDENTGKTYFFVSDKYWRYDENSRSMDQGYPKKIINDFRGISKKIDAAFQHGRYIYFFQGTRQFQFDPNIKRVVSVMKSNSWFNC, from the exons ATGAAGACCCTTCTGCTTCTGCTGTTATTATATATAACATCCTCCTCTGCTTTTCCTGTGGATCCAGAGACAAAAGATGAAGACAAAAACGTCCAGCTTGTGGAG ACTTATCTACAAAATTTCTACAAGCTTGAAACAGACAAGGAGTCTCTCTTTAAGAATAAAAACATTGACCCTGTAACTGAAAAACTCAAGGAAATGCAGGCATTCTTTGGGCTGAAGGTGACTGGGAAACCAGATGTTGACACTTTGGAGGTGATGAAGAAGCCCAGGTGTGGTGTACCTGATATTGGTCAGTATGTCCTCACTCATGGGAATCCAAAATGGGAAAGAAAGAATCTAACGTACAG GATTGTGAACTACACACCAGATATGAATCCAGCAGATGTGGACAAAGCAATCCAAAAGGCGTTTAAACTTTGGAGCAATGTGTCACCACTAACATTCAAAAGGATCTATGATGGCAATGCAGATATAATGATGTCTTTTGAAACTGGAG atcatcGTGACAATTCTCCCTTTGATGGACCTAATGGACTCCTGGCTCATGCCTTTCAGCCTGGCAATGGTATAGGTGGAGATGTCCACTTTGATGAGGAGGAAAATTGGACAAAAGGCTCAAATG GATACAACTTGTTCTTTGTCGCTGCCCATGAACTTGGCCATTCACTGGGTCTGTCTCATTCTACTGATCCTGGTGCCCTGATGTACCCCACCTATTCCTACACTGAGCCGAAGGAATTTCATCTTCCTCAGGATGACATTAACGGCATTCAAAAGGTCTatg GAAAGTCAGATAACCCCGTTCAACCAACCGGACCCACAACGCCAGTAACTTGTGACCCCAAATTGACTTTTGATGCTGTCGCTACCATGCGTGGAGAACTGCTGTTCTTTAAGGGCAG GTATTTCTGGCGCAAGCATCCTCAGATGACACAGGTCGACCTCAATTTCATTTCTTTATTCTGGCCAAATCTGCCATCTGGAATTCAAGCtgcttatgaaaatgttgaaagggatcaagtttttctttttaaag AGAACAAGTATTGGGTCCTCAGTGGGTATGACTTAGTGTATAACCGCCCAAAAAGCATCTATGACTTTGGCTTCCCAAAAAATGTTAAGAGAATTAATGCAGCTTTCAGTGATGAGAATACAGGGAAAACATACTTCTTTGTAAGTGACAAGTACTGGAG ATATGATGAAAACAGTCGGTCCATGGATCAGGGTTATCCAAAGAAGATAATCAATGACTTCCGAGGAATTAGCAAAAAAATTGATGCTGCTTTCCAGCATGGTA gaTATATCTATTTCTTCCAAGGAACAAGACAGTTCCAGTTTGATCCTAACATCAAGAGAGTTGTCAGTGTCATGAAAAGCAATAGCTGGTTTAATTGCTGA